A stretch of DNA from Bacillus sp. NP157:
TGACGCTGGATGGCCCTTGGGGAGCCCAGCGAGCCGTCGTCGATTACCTTGTGCCCGAATGTCACGGCGGCTCACCACTCCCCGGCAACGTGGTCCTAGCCTGCGCATCGTGCCAGAAAGCCAAGGGCGATCGGGACTGGTTGGACTGGCAGCGAGGGCAAGACCCGGATGCTCTGATGGCGCGCCGACTGCACGCATTGGGTAGCGCCTGGAATCATCTCCCGAGGACCACCGTCGGCTTCAAGACCAAGGGCCCAATTGAACGAATGCTCGCGAAGCGCTGGGCTTTTCCGAGAGCCACCGTGGCCGCTTGTTGCACGACCGAGGGAGGCTTAGTCGGCATGCTTGGGCCCGTGCCCCCGCACGTCTACCTTATCGTGCGCCAGCACCAAGCAGCCAACCATGGGGCCGGGGTGTGGTGCGTGGAGCGCGAGGCGTTCCTGAAATGCGCCTGGGCGTTGGTCGAGAGCAACGCCTGGGTGAAGCGGTTGACCCTGGGCGCGTGGCCGGATGGCACGCCTGGGGAAGACCCCGAGGGTGCGTTGTGGTGGGCTGTGGTTCGCAACATTAACGACCTGGTGCGCCGGCGGATGATGTTCCCGGCACAGCACGGGGACTCGCGCCAGTGATACGCTTTGGCTTCACCACGGTAGGGGATATGGGTCACCTACGTCGAACGATCGGCCTCTAGTGGTCATCCGTGGCATTGACCGACTACTGGGCTGAAGAATGGATACCCCGAGAAAGCGCAAACCCGCGGATGCCTCAGAGCACGCACTCGATCGACTAGTCGACAACGCGTTTGAATTCCTGGCCGGGTCACTCAGGGCGCTCAAGAAGAACCCGAAGCGATCTGTCATTGAATTCTACACTGCCGTGGAGCTGTTCCTGAAGGCTCGGTTGCTCTGCGAGCACTGGAGTTTGATCGTCACGAAAGAGCCGGATCGCGCCCAATTTCTTAGTGGCGATTTCAACTCAGTCACCTTCGATGAAGCATGCAATCGGTTAAGAAAAGTTCTACAGCAGGGTATCTCTGAGGATGCGAAGAAGGCGTTCAACGTCATTCGGCAGCACCGAAACCGAATGGTGCATTTTTTCCATAGTGACGATTTAGAGAATATCCGAACAAAAATCGCGCTGGAGCAATTGCAGGCTTGGTGCCATCTGAATCGACTGCTGACTGGAGAATGGGCCACTGCCTTGCCCAAAACCGTTCCAACTCGCGCCGCTTTAATCGAGCGGACACTTGTTGATCACCGTGGATACGCCCAAGCTCTATTCGACCAGCTGCAGCCGGTGATTAAAGAAGCCCAAGCGAACGGCGCCAGCTTTGTCGCTTGCGTATCTTGCTCAATGAATGCAGCGGAAGTGACCAAGACGCGTGACTGGCTTCGCAGCTACTCGTGTCGGGTGTGCAAAGGGGACTGGTCCGAGCTGGACATGGCGTGTCCCAGCTGCGACACCGGAGGGACTCTCATGGCATACGAGCCTTTCACCTGCAATGAATCGTCGTGCGGCCACACGGTGGACGTTGACGAACTCTACGACGCCCTCGATGACGATCCGTCGACCTATGACAATTACTTAGACGCAGTGACCCCCGCGAACTGTGATGAGTGCCAGGGCCATCAAACGGTCTGCGCTTTTCGCGAGGAATACCTGTGCGTAAACTGCTTAAGTGTATTTGAGAGTCTGTCCGCATGCGGATGGTGCGGTGAGTTCGGAACTGAGCCCCGAAAGCACAGCGAATGGTCCGGATGCGAGCACTGCGACGGCAAGGCTGGGCATGTTAGAGACGACTAGATTTGGAATCAGCTGCAGAAACGTCTAGGTTCTTGAGTCCAGGACCAATCCTAGCAAGACGATGAGTCAACCCGGCCGCGACCCGCTCTTCACGGCCCACTTGGCCATAGCGACCTTCCGCTTGATCGTAACGGCACTTGCCGCCTTGCTGTCGCTCATCTGTGGCTTTGCCACCGCACTTGAGTATTCGTTCGGCAGCGACTCCAACGTCTTCCCTTTAGCAACCAGCTCGTGAAGTGCGTAGTCTGCCAGCCGCAAGAGCGCACCGCCCCAGGCCGCCGGATTCTCTGAATGCGCTTGAATTGACGCGATGAGTGCCCCGGGCACCCCGATCTTCAGCTGGTGATGCGACTCGCCCTTTGGCGCCCGCAGACGCCGCGATTCAAGAATCGTCTTCTGCCCCGGCTGCTTCGCGCTCACGAAGTGGTCAAACGCAGGCTTCGCGGGTGCGGTCACCCTCGGCCGGCGCGCAGCATCCGCCAGCCTTTTCATATCTGGTTTTTCTGCCGGCGATTTGCGGGGTGCGGTCTTCTTGGGGGGCATAAGAAAGATATTTATCGAGTTGGGGGAAGTTTACGCAGCGACCGGAGCTTTGGGCACGTCGTTGCCGGTTTCGGGCGCAGGGTCCGACAGCACCGGGGCCATCGCCGCGCAAAATTCGTCGCGGGCTGCGGCGGCCCAACGGCTTTTGCTGTTGCCCGGACAAAACAGGGTGGTGCCGGCCGACAGCGCCTGGGCAAGGGCTGCGCGGTCGCGAAAGTAGGCCTGGCCCGGGAATTGGTCCGCCAGCAGCCGCGCCTGGTCCGCACGGTCCAAGCGAACGCGGTTCGGAACGACCACCGCCAAGCGGCCGGCTTGCTGCAAATCTTCGAGTGCTTGAAAGAGCAACACATGGCTGGCTTGGTCGCACAGCGTGGGCATGATTAAGACGTCGCCCGGTAAGCGACGTGCCCGACCGACAACGCCGGGTGAGCAGTCATGCACAACCGACTCGAAACCTCGCGACAACGCCGGCAAGATGGCGAAAGGGAGCACATGCCCCGCTCGGCGGGCGAGCGCACCAAAGGCAAGGGCCGCCCCACCGCTCTCGTCGTCGTCGACTAAGAGCACTCGCTCCCCGCGCGACGCGAGCAAACCGGCAAAGTTGAGGGCGAGCGTCGTTTTGCCGGAGCCGCCCCGGGCGCTCACAAACGCATAGTCAGTCATAAGAGCAACCTTTGAGCGCTTTCGAGAGCGACGACCGCAACGCATCCAGCCGCTTCAGAGCCCGCTTGGGCGCGAGATCCATAGCGCTGCCCTCCGCATGGGCTGCTCGACGACGACGGCAAACCGCGCGACGGTGTGGGGCGGCGCGCTGACCGACCGCTACGCGCATCGACTCATGCCTGGATTGCTTCATGGCTTGCTCCGTCCAAAGAGTGTTTTGCTGCGCCGCGCGTGTGGTGGGCCACCACGGGTTGACGACGAAACTTGCCGCATCCGCCTTGGGCACGTGCCCGTTCGAGCAGGTCACGGCGCCGCAAGGTGCTTTGCGCCGCCGCTATTGCGGCGGCATAACGATCTGTGTAACGAGCCCCCGACAAAGGGTCGAGCCGCAGCGACTCAGGGTCCATAAGCCATTCCACATCGTTGTCGCCGGCAGGGTGGGGGTCGAAGCAACCGACATCGTCAAACGCGCGCTGCCTCACAGCAACCGCCAGGGCGCGCGGCATCGTGTCGGCAACCGCCGACGGGATAAGTCCCTTCGTGTCCCGGTGATCGAGTGCCGCGCCGGCCTCCAATAGCCGGGCGCAAATCACCTCCAACGCGTGGGCCTCGCGAGTGCGCATTGTGTGCAACGCCGCGCTGTAAGCAGCCACGCACACATGCAGCGCGGTCCTCTCCCACAGCTGGCTCGGAAGCCGTCGGTTGGGGTCCGCTCCTGCCTTAAGTAGGGCGGCGACCGTCGAAAGGTCCGCCTGTGCCACGGCAAGGTGAAGCGCGTAGCGTTGCGCATTAGTGGTCATGGCGCACCCCGCGGTGCGCACCCAGGCGCTGGTAAATCGCGGCAACCTCGGCCTCGCTCACGCCGCATCCGTCGGTCTCCAAGTGGGCCAGGTAGCGGACCATGTCCTTGGCGCGCAGCTGAAGCTCAGAGACGCGGTTGTCATGGAGCATGTAGCTCCAGCTCGTATGAAAGCGCGGGCTCGTGTCCAGCTCCCAGCGCTGGGCATCGGTCAGCTGCGCGCGTTGTGCTGTCAAGAACGCACGGGCCTGGTCGTCGGAATAGCGTGGGGTCTTGAGTGGGGTTGTGACCGTCATGGCGATTTACCTGCTTAGTTTCTATTGGGGTGGTTTATGCTTCTACATGATCACGTTAACGCGTCGGGGGCGGATGTCAACGTGTTCTGGAAACTATTTTGCGTGCCTGCAGCGCCCTCAGTAAACGACGCGCACCAGCTGCTCGCCGCGATAAGTGCCGCTTCCCGCCCTCTGCCCCGCGGGGATGCTCCCGACCACCTTCAGCGTCACCGGCGTCCTGCCCTGCCCTACCGCTCCGACGCCACTCGTGCTGTTCCACGCCCGGCCGGTCGGCGACGCCAAGGTGTAGGCGAGCGTCGTGCCACTCGGGCTGTGTAACTGCGGAACGCTGTCGAGGTAGACCATGACTGGAGTGCCTTTGGTGCAGGTCAAAGAGATGATGCCCGCATGGGCAGTTGCTGAAGCTGCAGCACCGTCAGATCGATAGTCGGCAAAGCTCAAGGGTTGGGTCGCGATACTGCAGCTGTCCACCACCGTTGCGCTGATGAGCAGTGTGCCGGTGACGGTAGTCCCGCTGGCGCCGAAGGCAACGGCCGACAGCGCGCACAGGGCAAAAAGACGAGTGACGGGGCGACTCACGGCTGCGCCTCCGGGTGCTTTACCTCGCGGGCGTTCTCCTCTGCCCGCACCGAACGCTTAGGCTTGGGTTTTTGACGCGAAGCCCCGGCGCCGGCCGCTGCCCGGCGGTCTGCCTCGACCGCGGCGAGCACCACCTTTAACGCCTCGAAGGCTTCTTCCCGGTGGCCAAAGGTCTTCGGTTCGAGTCGGGCGATGCGATAGTAGCGGCGAAGCAAGAGGGTGAGCTGATGGTCGGCGTCGTAAAGGGCTTCGCAGTGAGCGAGGGAACGGCACGCCTGGTTGTAAGAGTGAGGCCAGGCGCGGCTCGGTGACCGGGCGGTGCGGGTCACGCCGCAGTCCTCGTCGTCGGACGGATACCAGCGGCCACCGCGGTCAGAGCTGCCTGCTGGATGTTCGATGCGAGCTGCTCGGCGTGCATGCGTTACGAGGGCCTGAAGGGCGTTAACCAGCGCGTCGGGGTCGGCTTGGAAAGCCTTCAGCACGTCACGTTCAACTTTGTGGGTCATGGCAGATTCCTTTTGCGGTTGAGATATTGGGGTGTTTTTTGCTTCCCCATAACCACAGTAAGCGATCTCGAGAGCCGCGCAAGGGGGGTCGAAGCAGATTTCTCGTGACTGCAGAGCGCCTGCAGCGGTAAGCGAACGCGGGGCTTTTCTTTCACTTCTTCATCCCATTGGGCCGTTGGCGCAGGCGGCAGCGGT
This window harbors:
- a CDS encoding spore coat U domain-containing protein, whose protein sequence is MSRPVTRLFALCALSAVAFGASGTTVTGTLLISATVVDSCSIATQPLSFADYRSDGAAASATAHAGIISLTCTKGTPVMVYLDSVPQLHSPSGTTLAYTLASPTGRAWNSTSGVGAVGQGRTPVTLKVVGSIPAGQRAGSGTYRGEQLVRVVY
- a CDS encoding ankyrin repeat domain-containing protein, with translation MTTNAQRYALHLAVAQADLSTVAALLKAGADPNRRLPSQLWERTALHVCVAAYSAALHTMRTREAHALEVICARLLEAGAALDHRDTKGLIPSAVADTMPRALAVAVRQRAFDDVGCFDPHPAGDNDVEWLMDPESLRLDPLSGARYTDRYAAAIAAAQSTLRRRDLLERARAQGGCGKFRRQPVVAHHTRGAAKHSLDGASHEAIQA
- a CDS encoding HNH endonuclease, with the protein product MNALEAFKERMKGLRLPRSTTPPWRTLALMQAQGARCEYCGVAVTLDGPWGAQRAVVDYLVPECHGGSPLPGNVVLACASCQKAKGDRDWLDWQRGQDPDALMARRLHALGSAWNHLPRTTVGFKTKGPIERMLAKRWAFPRATVAACCTTEGGLVGMLGPVPPHVYLIVRQHQAANHGAGVWCVEREAFLKCAWALVESNAWVKRLTLGAWPDGTPGEDPEGALWWAVVRNINDLVRRRMMFPAQHGDSRQ
- a CDS encoding AAA family ATPase, coding for MTDYAFVSARGGSGKTTLALNFAGLLASRGERVLLVDDDESGGAALAFGALARRAGHVLPFAILPALSRGFESVVHDCSPGVVGRARRLPGDVLIMPTLCDQASHVLLFQALEDLQQAGRLAVVVPNRVRLDRADQARLLADQFPGQAYFRDRAALAQALSAGTTLFCPGNSKSRWAAAARDEFCAAMAPVLSDPAPETGNDVPKAPVAA